One genomic segment of Arthrobacter sp. zg-Y1110 includes these proteins:
- a CDS encoding ribonuclease J: MSEFPETAGPGLLTPPPLEAGTLRIVALGGLGEIGRNMAVFEIDGKLLIVDCGVLFPEETQPGVDLILPDFSYIEDRLDDVVGVVLTHGHEDHIGAVPYLLRLKNDIPLIGSQLTLALVEAKLQEHRIKPFSLTVTEGQIEQLGPFECEFVAVNHSIPDALAVFIRTEAGTVLHTGDFKMDQLPLDGRITDLRAFARLGEEGVDLFMADSTNADVPGFTTAEREIGPVLQELFGKVDKRIIVASFSSHIHRVQQVLDAAAAHNRFVCFVGRSMVRNMAIAEKLGYLHVPEGILVDLKNVDELPDNKVVLMSTGSQGEPMAALSRMANGDHRIRIGKGDTVILASSLIPGNENAVFRVINGLMRLGADVVHKGNAKIHVSGHAAAGELLYCYNILRPKNAMPVHGETRHLIANGRLAAATGVPEQNIILADDGTVVDLRDGKARVVGEVECGFVYVDGSSVGAITDTDLKDRRILSEEGFISIISVVNRSTGTIVSGPEIHARGFAEGDAVFDEIIPKISAALEEAVRSNTDHTTYQLQQVVRRVVGTWVNRRLRRRPMIVPVVVEA; the protein is encoded by the coding sequence ATGAGCGAATTCCCCGAAACCGCCGGACCCGGCCTGCTGACCCCGCCGCCGCTGGAGGCAGGAACCCTGAGGATCGTCGCGTTGGGCGGCCTCGGGGAAATCGGCCGGAACATGGCCGTCTTCGAAATCGACGGCAAGCTGCTCATCGTGGACTGCGGCGTCCTCTTCCCCGAGGAAACCCAGCCCGGCGTCGACCTCATCCTGCCGGACTTCTCCTACATCGAGGACCGCCTGGACGACGTGGTCGGCGTCGTGCTCACCCACGGACATGAGGACCACATCGGCGCGGTGCCGTACCTGCTGCGGCTGAAGAACGACATCCCGCTGATCGGCTCGCAGCTGACGCTGGCGCTGGTGGAAGCGAAGCTGCAGGAACACCGCATCAAGCCGTTCTCCCTGACTGTCACCGAGGGGCAGATCGAGCAGCTCGGCCCGTTCGAGTGCGAATTCGTAGCGGTCAACCACTCCATCCCCGATGCGCTGGCCGTGTTCATCCGCACCGAGGCCGGCACCGTGCTGCACACCGGCGACTTCAAGATGGACCAACTGCCCCTGGACGGCCGGATCACGGACCTGCGCGCCTTCGCCCGGCTGGGCGAAGAGGGCGTGGACCTGTTTATGGCCGACTCGACCAACGCCGACGTCCCCGGGTTCACCACCGCGGAACGCGAAATCGGCCCGGTGCTGCAGGAACTGTTCGGCAAGGTGGACAAGCGGATCATTGTCGCTTCCTTCTCTTCCCACATCCACCGCGTGCAGCAGGTCCTCGACGCCGCCGCCGCGCACAACCGCTTCGTCTGCTTTGTCGGCCGGTCCATGGTGCGCAACATGGCCATCGCCGAAAAGCTCGGCTACCTCCACGTGCCCGAGGGAATCCTTGTGGACCTGAAAAACGTCGACGAGCTGCCGGACAACAAGGTGGTGCTGATGTCCACCGGGTCGCAGGGCGAACCCATGGCGGCCCTGTCCCGGATGGCCAACGGCGACCACCGTATCCGGATCGGCAAGGGGGACACCGTCATCCTGGCTTCGTCCCTGATTCCGGGCAACGAAAACGCCGTGTTCCGCGTGATCAACGGACTAATGCGCCTGGGTGCCGACGTCGTACACAAGGGCAACGCGAAAATCCACGTCTCCGGGCACGCAGCCGCCGGGGAACTGCTCTACTGCTACAACATCCTGCGGCCGAAGAACGCCATGCCGGTGCACGGCGAGACCCGGCACCTCATCGCCAACGGCCGCCTGGCCGCCGCCACCGGTGTCCCGGAGCAGAACATCATCCTGGCCGACGACGGCACAGTGGTCGACCTGCGCGACGGCAAGGCCCGCGTGGTCGGGGAAGTGGAATGCGGCTTCGTCTACGTGGACGGGTCCAGCGTCGGAGCGATCACCGACACCGACCTGAAGGACCGGCGGATCCTCAGCGAGGAAGGCTTCATCTCCATCATCTCCGTGGTGAACCGCAGTACCGGCACCATCGTCTCCGGCCCCGAGATCCACGCCCGCGGCTTTGCCGAGGGCGACGCGGTCTTTGACGAGATCATCCCCAAGATCAGTGCGGCCCTGGAAGAAGCGGTGCGCTCCAACACTGACCACACCACCTACCAGCTGCAGCAGGTGGTCCGGCGGGTCGTGGGTACCTGG
- the dapA gene encoding 4-hydroxy-tetrahydrodipicolinate synthase, with the protein MDFQNSTLPFGTLVTAMVTPFTEDGEVDFDATAYLANKLVEDGCDGLVVSGTTGETSTLEDSEKEDLFRVVAQTVGGRAKVIAGTGTNHTSHSVEMARRAERAGVDGQLVVTPYYNKPTQAGVIAHFDAVTAATDLPVMVYDIPGRAGIALSTSTIFKLAENPRILALKDAKADFAGITRVLANTTLDVYAGDDGLTLPWMAAGAVGVVSVSAHVATAQFRALVDAAAAGDFATARRIHFELDPVVRAVMTHIPGTVSTKQILAMQKVIPTATVRLPLVAPDAVEMETILTDLAEAGMDFSRTEA; encoded by the coding sequence ATGGATTTCCAAAACAGCACGCTTCCTTTCGGCACCCTCGTCACCGCCATGGTGACCCCGTTTACCGAGGACGGGGAAGTGGACTTCGATGCCACTGCCTACCTCGCGAACAAGCTCGTCGAAGACGGCTGCGACGGCCTGGTGGTTTCCGGCACCACCGGTGAAACCTCCACGCTGGAAGACAGCGAGAAGGAAGACCTGTTCCGGGTGGTTGCCCAGACCGTCGGCGGCCGTGCCAAGGTCATTGCCGGCACCGGCACCAACCACACGTCCCACTCCGTGGAGATGGCCCGCCGCGCAGAGCGTGCCGGGGTTGACGGCCAGCTCGTGGTTACCCCGTATTACAACAAGCCGACGCAGGCGGGCGTGATCGCGCACTTCGACGCCGTCACCGCCGCCACCGACCTTCCGGTCATGGTGTACGACATTCCCGGCCGCGCCGGCATCGCCCTGAGCACCTCCACTATCTTCAAGCTGGCCGAGAACCCCCGGATCCTGGCGCTGAAGGACGCGAAGGCGGACTTCGCCGGCATCACCCGCGTGCTGGCCAACACCACCCTGGATGTCTACGCCGGTGATGACGGGCTGACCCTGCCGTGGATGGCCGCCGGCGCCGTCGGCGTCGTCAGCGTGTCCGCGCACGTAGCCACCGCGCAGTTCCGCGCCTTGGTCGATGCCGCGGCAGCAGGGGACTTCGCCACCGCCCGCCGCATCCACTTCGAACTTGATCCGGTGGTCCGTGCAGTCATGACCCACATTCCCGGCACCGTTTCGACCAAGCAGATCCTGGCGATGCAGAAGGTCATTCCCACCGCAACCGTCCGGCTGCCGCTGGTGGCGCCCGACGCCGTCGAAATGGAAACCATCCTGACCGATCTGGCTGAAGCCGGCATGGACTTCTCCCGGACCGAGGCGTAG
- a CDS encoding heparan-alpha-glucosaminide N-acetyltransferase domain-containing protein has translation MNQRRLTGIDAARGIALLGMIATHVLPLYNQETGDPSLTGLVFSGRSSALFAVVAGVGLALLTGGSEPHEAKAVNRDRRGIAVRALIIALVGLVLGGLETTIAVILFHYAVLFLLALPFLGMPLRRLAVWAGAWLLLSPVLAYVARDWLLRNLSPSDVDGNITWDAFLSPAALAADVFVTGFYPVLQWLSYILLGLVIGRLALTSLPVQVGLLTGGVFAAVTAKLVSYYLLGELGGFDVLRATESGQRWPLARMLEVNLSSVEQTGSWWWLALAGPHSNTSLDMLHTAGTAAAVLGVCLLLTRARPNLLLPLSAAGAMTLTLYSLHVWVMTMVDQQSPPLEPLPVYWIQVAILVVLAVLFQRIDARGPLELVTSGASRLARGKSGRATPPARQKR, from the coding sequence ATGAACCAACGCCGCCTGACCGGCATCGATGCTGCCCGCGGGATCGCCCTGCTGGGCATGATCGCGACGCACGTGCTGCCGCTCTACAACCAGGAAACCGGCGATCCCAGCCTGACCGGGCTTGTGTTCTCCGGTCGTTCCTCGGCCTTGTTCGCGGTGGTTGCCGGTGTCGGGCTGGCACTGCTGACCGGCGGCAGCGAACCCCATGAGGCGAAGGCAGTGAACCGGGACCGGCGCGGAATTGCGGTGCGCGCACTCATCATCGCCCTGGTGGGCCTGGTGCTGGGCGGACTGGAAACCACCATCGCCGTCATCCTCTTCCATTACGCCGTCCTGTTCCTGCTGGCGCTGCCGTTCCTGGGCATGCCGCTGCGCCGGCTGGCCGTCTGGGCCGGGGCCTGGCTGCTGCTGTCCCCGGTACTTGCCTACGTGGCGCGGGACTGGCTGCTGCGGAACCTCTCGCCGTCGGATGTCGATGGAAACATCACCTGGGACGCGTTCCTCTCCCCCGCCGCGCTGGCAGCCGATGTCTTCGTCACGGGGTTCTATCCAGTGCTGCAGTGGCTGAGCTATATCCTGCTGGGGCTGGTGATCGGGCGCCTGGCGCTGACCAGCCTGCCGGTTCAGGTGGGACTGCTCACGGGCGGGGTGTTTGCCGCCGTGACCGCCAAGTTGGTCTCCTATTACCTGCTTGGCGAGCTGGGCGGTTTTGATGTCCTCAGGGCCACGGAGTCCGGGCAGCGGTGGCCCCTGGCACGGATGTTGGAGGTCAATCTCAGTTCGGTGGAGCAGACCGGTTCCTGGTGGTGGCTCGCTTTGGCAGGACCGCATTCCAACACCAGCCTCGATATGCTGCACACCGCAGGCACCGCAGCCGCGGTGCTGGGCGTCTGCCTGCTGTTGACGCGTGCCCGGCCGAACCTCCTGCTGCCTCTGTCCGCGGCCGGAGCAATGACCCTCACCCTGTACAGCCTGCATGTATGGGTGATGACCATGGTGGACCAGCAGAGCCCGCCCCTGGAACCGTTGCCGGTGTACTGGATCCAAGTCGCTATCCTGGTGGTCCTGGCCGTACTGTTCCAGCGCATCGACGCACGCGGTCCGCTGGAACTGGTCACCTCGGGTGCCTCCCGGCTGGCCCGCGGCAAGAGCGGCCGGGCCACGCCCCCGGCCCGGCAGAAGCGCTAG